The following coding sequences lie in one Phragmites australis chromosome 8, lpPhrAust1.1, whole genome shotgun sequence genomic window:
- the LOC133926567 gene encoding probable serine/threonine-protein kinase SIS8 isoform X5, translated as MKNFLRKLHIGDSAGDGASLPSAPPPPPSKKGGEHKHASGISGWLSSVTGRPHSPPPPLPAPAAAAAAEVEESALAASVVERRAAEEEEEKAMRESRKEAEEERKQEMGVEKKEKQEAELEEYHMQLALEMSVREDPEAMQIEVAKQISLGSCPLQSSPAEVVAFRYWSFNALSYDDKILDGFYDICATGDKPALLTIPSLMELQALPFSHGAKTEAVLVNRAQDSKLVALEQKAFIMAVELHLKYSEFVGHALVQTLANLVSNCMGGLVFDPERMLLKYQSMSSSLRVGIRSAVMPLGRITVGLARHRALLFKVLADSLAVPCRLVKGRQYTGSDDGALNIVKLNDGREYIVDLMSDPGTLIPTDVADLGREFEESFLANSHPDTKDDSNTQLGSSFSEASSSVHGSFEHELLDKGSIPSIAGHSDPYKATTGHTGNQLSVVSSSFEELSVSTYASGNMPIVYGSINTEHTMTAKGKEKSLTSNNSSLSSPPSSETGSAPAVRRMKVKDVSEYMISAAKENPQLAEKIHAVLLESGVVPPPDLFSEESKEQPKDLIVYDTSLFQTKDEMIRRMNELESTSHVGRGRGHGPSLPHHPGYELQTKVVPYRMPLDLKPVQGLGIYHSLDFRDNATPSIPLYEPSAPPQEDPLQLIKQMPVTAAAVATAAVVASSMVVAAAKSNSDIKLDVPVAAAATAAAVVATTASVNKQYEYLDPGCQLLNLPSSSNKSIQKGRHDFWDTHQLETNHGQDNALEQEKGSVEAPQEAERVSDRSTGTESARSEIALDGIAEFEILWEEITLGDRVGLGSFGEVYRGEWHGTEVAVKKFLQQDISSDALEELRTETVIWMQNSHIFHLAEVHIMKRLCHPNVVLFMGAVTRLPNLSIVTEFLPRGSLFRLIHRSNNQLGERRRLRMALDVARGMNYLHNCTPVIVHRDLKSPNLLVDKNWVVKVCDFGLSRMKHSTFLSSRSTAGTEEDWYMQP; from the exons ATGAAGAACTTCCTCAGGAAGCTCCACATCGGCGACTCCGCCGGCGACGGCGCCTCGTTGCCGTCCGCACCTCCCCCGCCGCCCTCCAAAAAGGGCGGCGAGCATAAGCACGCATCCGGAATATCGGGCTGGCTGAGCTCCGTGACGGGGCGACCCCactcgccaccgccgcccttACCGGCGCCTGCTGCTGCAGCGGCGGCAGAGGTGGAAGAGTCAGCGTTGGCGGCGTCGGTCGTGGAGAGgagggcggcggaggaggaggaggagaaggcaatgaGGGAGTCCCggaaggaggcggaggaggagaggaagcagGAGATGGGggtggagaagaaggagaagcagGAAGCCGAACTGGAGGAGTACCACATGCAGCTGGCGCTGGAGATGAGCGTGCGGGAAGACCCCGAGGCGATGCAGATCGAGGTGGCCAAGCAGATCAGCCTCGGCTCCTGCCCACTCCAGAGCTCCCCCGCGGAGGTCGTCGCCTTCCGATACTGG AGTTTCAATGCCCTTAGCTATGACGACAAAATCTTGGATGGTTTCTATGACATTTGTGCTACTGGAGACAAGCCCGCGTTATTGACCATACCCTCCCTGATGGAACTGCAAGCACTGCCTTTTTCACATGGAGCCAAAACCGAAGCTGTATTGGTCAACAGAGCACAAGACTCTAAACTCGTTGCACTTGAGCAGAAGGCATTCATCATGGCTGTGGAACTTCACTTGAAATATTCAGAGTTTGTTGGCCACGCTTTGGTTCAGACACTAGCTAATTTAGTTTCGAACTGCATGGGTGGACTGGTTTTTGATCCAGAAAGAATGTTGTTGAAATATCAAAGTATGAGCAGCTCATTGAGAGTTGGTATAAGAAGTGCGGTTATGCCTCTTGGCCGGATAACAGTTGGTTTGGCTCGTCATCGTGCACTGCTTTTTAAG GTTTTGGCAGACAGCCTTGCTGTTCCTTGTCGATTGGTTAAAGGAAGGCAGTACACTGGATCAGATGATGGAGCTTTGAACATTGTGAAACTTAATGATGGAAG GGAATACATTGTTGATCTCATGTCGGATCCTGGTACTCTCATTCCTACAGATGTTGCTGACCTGGGTAGAGAATTTGAAGAAAGTTTCTTAGCAAATAGTCACCCTGATACCAAAGATGACAGTAACACTCAGTTGGGGTCTTCGTTTAGTGAAGCTTCAAGTTCTGTGCATGGTTCTTTTGAGCACGAGTTACTTGATAAAGGGTCTATACCTAGCATTGCCGGGCATTCTGATCCTTATAAAGCAACAACTGGGCACACTGGCAACCAATTATCTGTGGTATCGAGTTCATTTGAGGAGCTATCAGTCAGCACATATGCAAGTGGAAATATGCCTATTGTGTATGGATCTATAAATACAGAGCATACCATGACTGCAAAAGGCAAAGAAAAGTCGCTCACATCAAATAATTCGTCATTAAGTTCACCTCCATCTTCTGAGACAGGCAGTGCTCCTGCTGTACGAAGGATGAAAGTGAAAGATGTCTCTGAGTATATGATTAGTGCTGCGAAAGAGAATCCCCAGTTAGCTGAAAAGATCCATGCTGTATTACTTGAAAGTGGAGTTGTGCCACCACCTGACTTATTTTCAGAAGAATCTAAGGAACAACCAAAAGACCTTATTGTGTATGACACATCTCTGTTTCAAACGAAAGATGAAATGATAAGGAGGATGAATGAGCTTGAATCCACATCACATgttggtcgtggtcgtggtcatggtcctTCATTACCACATCATCCTGGATATGAACTCCAAACAAAGGTTGTTCCTTATCGGATGCCTCTGGACCTTAAGCCTGTTCAGGGATTGGGTATTTACCATTCCTTGGATTTCCGGGATAACGCCACTCCCTCCATACCTCTGTATGAACCATCTGCTCCTCCCCAGGAAGATCCATTACAACTTATAAAGCAAATGCCTGTTACAGCTGCTGCTGTTGCAACAGCTGCAGTGGTTGCGTCTTCGATGGTTGTTGCTGCAGCTAAATCTAACAGTGATATTAAACTAGATGTTCCAGTGGCAGCTGCTGCCACTGCTGCTGCAGTTGTTGCAACTACTGCCTCTGTTAACAAGCAATATGAATACTTGGATCCTGGTTGTCAATTGCTTAACTTGCCAAGTTCGTCAAATAAATCAATCCAGAAAGGTAGACATGACTTCTGGGATACTCATCAGCTGGAAACAAATCATGGACAGGATAATGCCCTTGAGCAAGAAAAGGGTTCGGTTGAAGCGCCTCAGGAAGCCGAGCGAGTCTCTGACAGGTCAACTGGGACGGAGAGTGCAAGATCTGAAATTGCTCTAGATGGCATCGCAGAGTTTGAAATCCTGTGGGAAGAAATTACCCTTGGAGATCGTGTTGGGCTAG GATCTTTTGGAGAAGTGTACAGAGGGGAATGGCATGGGACA GAAGTCGCGGTAAAGAAATTCTTGCAACAAGATATTTCAAGTGATGCTCTGGAAGAACTTAGAACTGAG ACAGTCATATGGATGCAGAACTCACATATCTTCCATTTGGCTGAG GTGCATATAATGAAAAGATTGTGTCATCCTAATGTTGTTCTTTTCATGGGTGCTGTCACTCGTTTACCTAATCTTTCTATCGTGACTGAATTTCTTCCAAG AGGTAGTTTATTTCGGTTGATCCATCGGTCCAACAACCAGTTGGGTGAAAGAAGACGTTTAAGGATGGCACTTGATGTG GCCCGTGGTATGAATTATTTGCACAATTGCACCCCTGTCATAGTTCACCGAGATTTGAAATCTCCAAATCTACTCGTTGACAAGAATTGGGTTGTGAAG gtttgtgattttggtttatCGCGTATGAAGCATAGTACCTTCCTTTCCTCAAGATCCACAGCTGGAACA GAGGAAGATTGGTACATGCAGCCATAG
- the LOC133926567 gene encoding probable serine/threonine-protein kinase SIS8 isoform X1, which yields MKNFLRKLHIGDSAGDGASLPSAPPPPPSKKGGEHKHASGISGWLSSVTGRPHSPPPPLPAPAAAAAAEVEESALAASVVERRAAEEEEEKAMRESRKEAEEERKQEMGVEKKEKQEAELEEYHMQLALEMSVREDPEAMQIEVAKQISLGSCPLQSSPAEVVAFRYWSFNALSYDDKILDGFYDICATGDKPALLTIPSLMELQALPFSHGAKTEAVLVNRAQDSKLVALEQKAFIMAVELHLKYSEFVGHALVQTLANLVSNCMGGLVFDPERMLLKYQSMSSSLRVGIRSAVMPLGRITVGLARHRALLFKVLADSLAVPCRLVKGRQYTGSDDGALNIVKLNDGREYIVDLMSDPGTLIPTDVADLGREFEESFLANSHPDTKDDSNTQLGSSFSEASSSVHGSFEHELLDKGSIPSIAGHSDPYKATTGHTGNQLSVVSSSFEELSVSTYASGNMPIVYGSINTEHTMTAKGKEKSLTSNNSSLSSPPSSETGSAPAVRRMKVKDVSEYMISAAKENPQLAEKIHAVLLESGVVPPPDLFSEESKEQPKDLIVYDTSLFQTKDEMIRRMNELESTSHVGRGRGHGPSLPHHPGYELQTKVVPYRMPLDLKPVQGLGIYHSLDFRDNATPSIPLYEPSAPPQEDPLQLIKQMPVTAAAVATAAVVASSMVVAAAKSNSDIKLDVPVAAAATAAAVVATTASVNKQYEYLDPGCQLLNLPSSSNKSIQKGRHDFWDTHQLETNHGQDNALEQEKGSVEAPQEAERVSDRSTGTESARSEIALDGIAEFEILWEEITLGDRVGLGSFGEVYRGEWHGTEVAVKKFLQQDISSDALEELRTETVIWMQNSHIFHLAEVHIMKRLCHPNVVLFMGAVTRLPNLSIVTEFLPRGSLFRLIHRSNNQLGERRRLRMALDVARGMNYLHNCTPVIVHRDLKSPNLLVDKNWVVKVCDFGLSRMKHSTFLSSRSTAGTAEWMAPEVLQNEPSDEKCDVFSYGVILWELSTLLQPWEGMNPMQVVGAVGFQQRRLDIPGDVDPAVAEIIERCWQTLVSFYLLVCNGVLKFIFYTADPRLRPSFSEIMAALRPLLKNMSANQPTRKRATDD from the exons ATGAAGAACTTCCTCAGGAAGCTCCACATCGGCGACTCCGCCGGCGACGGCGCCTCGTTGCCGTCCGCACCTCCCCCGCCGCCCTCCAAAAAGGGCGGCGAGCATAAGCACGCATCCGGAATATCGGGCTGGCTGAGCTCCGTGACGGGGCGACCCCactcgccaccgccgcccttACCGGCGCCTGCTGCTGCAGCGGCGGCAGAGGTGGAAGAGTCAGCGTTGGCGGCGTCGGTCGTGGAGAGgagggcggcggaggaggaggaggagaaggcaatgaGGGAGTCCCggaaggaggcggaggaggagaggaagcagGAGATGGGggtggagaagaaggagaagcagGAAGCCGAACTGGAGGAGTACCACATGCAGCTGGCGCTGGAGATGAGCGTGCGGGAAGACCCCGAGGCGATGCAGATCGAGGTGGCCAAGCAGATCAGCCTCGGCTCCTGCCCACTCCAGAGCTCCCCCGCGGAGGTCGTCGCCTTCCGATACTGG AGTTTCAATGCCCTTAGCTATGACGACAAAATCTTGGATGGTTTCTATGACATTTGTGCTACTGGAGACAAGCCCGCGTTATTGACCATACCCTCCCTGATGGAACTGCAAGCACTGCCTTTTTCACATGGAGCCAAAACCGAAGCTGTATTGGTCAACAGAGCACAAGACTCTAAACTCGTTGCACTTGAGCAGAAGGCATTCATCATGGCTGTGGAACTTCACTTGAAATATTCAGAGTTTGTTGGCCACGCTTTGGTTCAGACACTAGCTAATTTAGTTTCGAACTGCATGGGTGGACTGGTTTTTGATCCAGAAAGAATGTTGTTGAAATATCAAAGTATGAGCAGCTCATTGAGAGTTGGTATAAGAAGTGCGGTTATGCCTCTTGGCCGGATAACAGTTGGTTTGGCTCGTCATCGTGCACTGCTTTTTAAG GTTTTGGCAGACAGCCTTGCTGTTCCTTGTCGATTGGTTAAAGGAAGGCAGTACACTGGATCAGATGATGGAGCTTTGAACATTGTGAAACTTAATGATGGAAG GGAATACATTGTTGATCTCATGTCGGATCCTGGTACTCTCATTCCTACAGATGTTGCTGACCTGGGTAGAGAATTTGAAGAAAGTTTCTTAGCAAATAGTCACCCTGATACCAAAGATGACAGTAACACTCAGTTGGGGTCTTCGTTTAGTGAAGCTTCAAGTTCTGTGCATGGTTCTTTTGAGCACGAGTTACTTGATAAAGGGTCTATACCTAGCATTGCCGGGCATTCTGATCCTTATAAAGCAACAACTGGGCACACTGGCAACCAATTATCTGTGGTATCGAGTTCATTTGAGGAGCTATCAGTCAGCACATATGCAAGTGGAAATATGCCTATTGTGTATGGATCTATAAATACAGAGCATACCATGACTGCAAAAGGCAAAGAAAAGTCGCTCACATCAAATAATTCGTCATTAAGTTCACCTCCATCTTCTGAGACAGGCAGTGCTCCTGCTGTACGAAGGATGAAAGTGAAAGATGTCTCTGAGTATATGATTAGTGCTGCGAAAGAGAATCCCCAGTTAGCTGAAAAGATCCATGCTGTATTACTTGAAAGTGGAGTTGTGCCACCACCTGACTTATTTTCAGAAGAATCTAAGGAACAACCAAAAGACCTTATTGTGTATGACACATCTCTGTTTCAAACGAAAGATGAAATGATAAGGAGGATGAATGAGCTTGAATCCACATCACATgttggtcgtggtcgtggtcatggtcctTCATTACCACATCATCCTGGATATGAACTCCAAACAAAGGTTGTTCCTTATCGGATGCCTCTGGACCTTAAGCCTGTTCAGGGATTGGGTATTTACCATTCCTTGGATTTCCGGGATAACGCCACTCCCTCCATACCTCTGTATGAACCATCTGCTCCTCCCCAGGAAGATCCATTACAACTTATAAAGCAAATGCCTGTTACAGCTGCTGCTGTTGCAACAGCTGCAGTGGTTGCGTCTTCGATGGTTGTTGCTGCAGCTAAATCTAACAGTGATATTAAACTAGATGTTCCAGTGGCAGCTGCTGCCACTGCTGCTGCAGTTGTTGCAACTACTGCCTCTGTTAACAAGCAATATGAATACTTGGATCCTGGTTGTCAATTGCTTAACTTGCCAAGTTCGTCAAATAAATCAATCCAGAAAGGTAGACATGACTTCTGGGATACTCATCAGCTGGAAACAAATCATGGACAGGATAATGCCCTTGAGCAAGAAAAGGGTTCGGTTGAAGCGCCTCAGGAAGCCGAGCGAGTCTCTGACAGGTCAACTGGGACGGAGAGTGCAAGATCTGAAATTGCTCTAGATGGCATCGCAGAGTTTGAAATCCTGTGGGAAGAAATTACCCTTGGAGATCGTGTTGGGCTAG GATCTTTTGGAGAAGTGTACAGAGGGGAATGGCATGGGACA GAAGTCGCGGTAAAGAAATTCTTGCAACAAGATATTTCAAGTGATGCTCTGGAAGAACTTAGAACTGAG ACAGTCATATGGATGCAGAACTCACATATCTTCCATTTGGCTGAG GTGCATATAATGAAAAGATTGTGTCATCCTAATGTTGTTCTTTTCATGGGTGCTGTCACTCGTTTACCTAATCTTTCTATCGTGACTGAATTTCTTCCAAG AGGTAGTTTATTTCGGTTGATCCATCGGTCCAACAACCAGTTGGGTGAAAGAAGACGTTTAAGGATGGCACTTGATGTG GCCCGTGGTATGAATTATTTGCACAATTGCACCCCTGTCATAGTTCACCGAGATTTGAAATCTCCAAATCTACTCGTTGACAAGAATTGGGTTGTGAAG gtttgtgattttggtttatCGCGTATGAAGCATAGTACCTTCCTTTCCTCAAGATCCACAGCTGGAACA GCAGAGTGGATGGCACCTGAAGTACTTCAAAATGAACCATCAGATGAGAA ATGTGATGTTTTCAGCTATGGGGTTATATTATGGGAGCTTTCTACATTACTACAGCCATGGGAAGGTATGAATCCGATGCAAGTTGTTGGAGCTGTTGGTTTTCAGCAACGACGTCTCGATATTCCAGGCGATGTGGATCCTGCTGTAGCAGAGATAATTGAGAGATGCTGGCAGACGTTAGTATCCTTTTACTTGCTGGTTTGCAATGGTGTTttgaaatttatattttatacagC AGATCCAAGGTTGCGGCCATCATTTTCAGAGATCATGGCTGCTTTAAGACCGTTATTGAAAAACATGTCTGCTAACCAACCTACGAGAAAGCGGGCAACAGATGATTGA
- the LOC133926567 gene encoding probable serine/threonine-protein kinase SIS8 isoform X6: protein MELQALPFSHGAKTEAVLVNRAQDSKLVALEQKAFIMAVELHLKYSEFVGHALVQTLANLVSNCMGGLVFDPERMLLKYQSMSSSLRVGIRSAVMPLGRITVGLARHRALLFKVLADSLAVPCRLVKGRQYTGSDDGALNIVKLNDGREYIVDLMSDPGTLIPTDVADLGREFEESFLANSHPDTKDDSNTQLGSSFSEASSSVHGSFEHELLDKGSIPSIAGHSDPYKATTGHTGNQLSVVSSSFEELSVSTYASGNMPIVYGSINTEHTMTAKGKEKSLTSNNSSLSSPPSSETGSAPAVRRMKVKDVSEYMISAAKENPQLAEKIHAVLLESGVVPPPDLFSEESKEQPKDLIVYDTSLFQTKDEMIRRMNELESTSHVGRGRGHGPSLPHHPGYELQTKVVPYRMPLDLKPVQGLGIYHSLDFRDNATPSIPLYEPSAPPQEDPLQLIKQMPVTAAAVATAAVVASSMVVAAAKSNSDIKLDVPVAAAATAAAVVATTASVNKQYEYLDPGCQLLNLPSSSNKSIQKGRHDFWDTHQLETNHGQDNALEQEKGSVEAPQEAERVSDRSTGTESARSEIALDGIAEFEILWEEITLGDRVGLGSFGEVYRGEWHGTEVAVKKFLQQDISSDALEELRTETVIWMQNSHIFHLAEVHIMKRLCHPNVVLFMGAVTRLPNLSIVTEFLPRGSLFRLIHRSNNQLGERRRLRMALDVARGMNYLHNCTPVIVHRDLKSPNLLVDKNWVVKVCDFGLSRMKHSTFLSSRSTAGTAEWMAPEVLQNEPSDEKCDVFSYGVILWELSTLLQPWEGMNPMQVVGAVGFQQRRLDIPGDVDPAVAEIIERCWQTLVSFYLLVCNGVLKFIFYTADPRLRPSFSEIMAALRPLLKNMSANQPTRKRATDD, encoded by the exons ATGGAACTGCAAGCACTGCCTTTTTCACATGGAGCCAAAACCGAAGCTGTATTGGTCAACAGAGCACAAGACTCTAAACTCGTTGCACTTGAGCAGAAGGCATTCATCATGGCTGTGGAACTTCACTTGAAATATTCAGAGTTTGTTGGCCACGCTTTGGTTCAGACACTAGCTAATTTAGTTTCGAACTGCATGGGTGGACTGGTTTTTGATCCAGAAAGAATGTTGTTGAAATATCAAAGTATGAGCAGCTCATTGAGAGTTGGTATAAGAAGTGCGGTTATGCCTCTTGGCCGGATAACAGTTGGTTTGGCTCGTCATCGTGCACTGCTTTTTAAG GTTTTGGCAGACAGCCTTGCTGTTCCTTGTCGATTGGTTAAAGGAAGGCAGTACACTGGATCAGATGATGGAGCTTTGAACATTGTGAAACTTAATGATGGAAG GGAATACATTGTTGATCTCATGTCGGATCCTGGTACTCTCATTCCTACAGATGTTGCTGACCTGGGTAGAGAATTTGAAGAAAGTTTCTTAGCAAATAGTCACCCTGATACCAAAGATGACAGTAACACTCAGTTGGGGTCTTCGTTTAGTGAAGCTTCAAGTTCTGTGCATGGTTCTTTTGAGCACGAGTTACTTGATAAAGGGTCTATACCTAGCATTGCCGGGCATTCTGATCCTTATAAAGCAACAACTGGGCACACTGGCAACCAATTATCTGTGGTATCGAGTTCATTTGAGGAGCTATCAGTCAGCACATATGCAAGTGGAAATATGCCTATTGTGTATGGATCTATAAATACAGAGCATACCATGACTGCAAAAGGCAAAGAAAAGTCGCTCACATCAAATAATTCGTCATTAAGTTCACCTCCATCTTCTGAGACAGGCAGTGCTCCTGCTGTACGAAGGATGAAAGTGAAAGATGTCTCTGAGTATATGATTAGTGCTGCGAAAGAGAATCCCCAGTTAGCTGAAAAGATCCATGCTGTATTACTTGAAAGTGGAGTTGTGCCACCACCTGACTTATTTTCAGAAGAATCTAAGGAACAACCAAAAGACCTTATTGTGTATGACACATCTCTGTTTCAAACGAAAGATGAAATGATAAGGAGGATGAATGAGCTTGAATCCACATCACATgttggtcgtggtcgtggtcatggtcctTCATTACCACATCATCCTGGATATGAACTCCAAACAAAGGTTGTTCCTTATCGGATGCCTCTGGACCTTAAGCCTGTTCAGGGATTGGGTATTTACCATTCCTTGGATTTCCGGGATAACGCCACTCCCTCCATACCTCTGTATGAACCATCTGCTCCTCCCCAGGAAGATCCATTACAACTTATAAAGCAAATGCCTGTTACAGCTGCTGCTGTTGCAACAGCTGCAGTGGTTGCGTCTTCGATGGTTGTTGCTGCAGCTAAATCTAACAGTGATATTAAACTAGATGTTCCAGTGGCAGCTGCTGCCACTGCTGCTGCAGTTGTTGCAACTACTGCCTCTGTTAACAAGCAATATGAATACTTGGATCCTGGTTGTCAATTGCTTAACTTGCCAAGTTCGTCAAATAAATCAATCCAGAAAGGTAGACATGACTTCTGGGATACTCATCAGCTGGAAACAAATCATGGACAGGATAATGCCCTTGAGCAAGAAAAGGGTTCGGTTGAAGCGCCTCAGGAAGCCGAGCGAGTCTCTGACAGGTCAACTGGGACGGAGAGTGCAAGATCTGAAATTGCTCTAGATGGCATCGCAGAGTTTGAAATCCTGTGGGAAGAAATTACCCTTGGAGATCGTGTTGGGCTAG GATCTTTTGGAGAAGTGTACAGAGGGGAATGGCATGGGACA GAAGTCGCGGTAAAGAAATTCTTGCAACAAGATATTTCAAGTGATGCTCTGGAAGAACTTAGAACTGAG ACAGTCATATGGATGCAGAACTCACATATCTTCCATTTGGCTGAG GTGCATATAATGAAAAGATTGTGTCATCCTAATGTTGTTCTTTTCATGGGTGCTGTCACTCGTTTACCTAATCTTTCTATCGTGACTGAATTTCTTCCAAG AGGTAGTTTATTTCGGTTGATCCATCGGTCCAACAACCAGTTGGGTGAAAGAAGACGTTTAAGGATGGCACTTGATGTG GCCCGTGGTATGAATTATTTGCACAATTGCACCCCTGTCATAGTTCACCGAGATTTGAAATCTCCAAATCTACTCGTTGACAAGAATTGGGTTGTGAAG gtttgtgattttggtttatCGCGTATGAAGCATAGTACCTTCCTTTCCTCAAGATCCACAGCTGGAACA GCAGAGTGGATGGCACCTGAAGTACTTCAAAATGAACCATCAGATGAGAA ATGTGATGTTTTCAGCTATGGGGTTATATTATGGGAGCTTTCTACATTACTACAGCCATGGGAAGGTATGAATCCGATGCAAGTTGTTGGAGCTGTTGGTTTTCAGCAACGACGTCTCGATATTCCAGGCGATGTGGATCCTGCTGTAGCAGAGATAATTGAGAGATGCTGGCAGACGTTAGTATCCTTTTACTTGCTGGTTTGCAATGGTGTTttgaaatttatattttatacagC AGATCCAAGGTTGCGGCCATCATTTTCAGAGATCATGGCTGCTTTAAGACCGTTATTGAAAAACATGTCTGCTAACCAACCTACGAGAAAGCGGGCAACAGATGATTGA